The following are encoded together in the Trachemys scripta elegans isolate TJP31775 chromosome 7, CAS_Tse_1.0, whole genome shotgun sequence genome:
- the LOC117880824 gene encoding uncharacterized protein LOC117880824, translating to MSAPRPARRGRSARPGRRKLVLHLDLNNTLAVLDSATGQGPGAALNGFLCGASWGAPGPAGEWQWLSDSPSLLPPCPGAVNFYSQYGRDATFTDKAVGRPFRNLHAHHLQLLEWQGQPHKVFSVQGERAKHYHLILPSFFHLLETLHREGRHFAVVFRTFGTDLPRILHAVHCALEGQHPQFPALRDLSLPVELTAGRIRCSRHEVVLRRGPEHVSTRDDGRKLYSYFSSLQGLGGFQDHFDWWARNQFSCRGGKPLWIDPHDSSVHHICIDDNIRLNDSDTIICPQVFSGRGGSCAKPVPTSELYDVCLVQTNLLEAIADESYFLRCVRRCEENYERYLASAESQLCDAE from the exons atgAGTGCGCCGCGCCCTGCCCGCCGGGGGCgctcggcccggcccggccgccgGAAGCTGGTGCTGCACCTGGACCTGAACAACACGCTGGCGGTGCTGGACTCGGCCACGGGGCAGGGCCCCGGCGCGGCGCTGAACGGCTTCCTGTGCGGCGCCAGCTGGGGCGCGCCGGGCCCCGCGG GTGAGTGGCAGTGGCTGAGCGACTCCCCCTCTTTGCTGCCTCCCTGCCCCGGTGCAGTAAATTTCTATTCTCAGTATGGCCGCGATGCTACGTTCACTGACAAGGCGGTGGGGCGGCCTTTCAGAAATCTGCACGCACACCACTTGCAGCTCCTGGAGTGGCAGGGCCAGCCGCACAAAGTGTTCTCTGTCCAAGGCGAGCGTGCCAAGCACTACCACttgatcctgccctccttcttCCACCTCCTGGAGACGCTGCACCGGGAGGGGAGGCACTTCGCTGTCGTCTTCAGGACCTTTGGCACAGACCTCCCCCGCATTCTCCATGCAGTGCACTGTGCCTTGgaggggcagcacccccagttccctGCCCTGCGAGACCTCTCG CTCCCGGTGGAGCTGACTGCGGGCCGGATACGCTGCAGTCGGCACGAGGTGGTGCTGCGCCGGGGGCCGGAGCACGTTTCCACCAGGGACGacgggaggaagctgtacagctATTTCAGCTCCCTGCAAGGCCTGGGCGGCTTCCAGGACCACTTTGATTG GTGGGCCAGAAATCAGTTCTCCTGCCGGGGTGGCAAGCCCCTTTGGATTGACCCACACGACTCTAGTGTGCATCACATCTGCATCGATGACAACATTCGACTGAACGATTCAGACACCATCATTTGTCCCCAG GTGTTTTcagggagaggaggcagctgcGCCAAGCCAGTTCCCACCTCGGAGCTGTATGATGTCTGCCTGGTGCAGACCAATCTCCTGGAGGCCATTGCTGATGAGAGCTATTTCCTCCGCTGCGtgagaaggtgtgaggagaactatGAGCGCTACCTGGCCAGTGCTGAGAGCCAGCTGTGTGACGCAGAGTAG